Below is a window of Halarcobacter anaerophilus DNA.
ATTATCACCGTCTATTGACCCGAAGTTTCCTTGTCCGTCAACTAGAGGTGCTCTCATAGAGAAGTTTTGTGCCATTCTTACAAGTGCATCATAAACAGAACTATCCCCGTGCGGGTGATACTTACCGATTACATCCCCTACAATCCTTGCAGATTTTTTATAAGGGGCTCTTGCACTCATATTTAAGTCATGCATAGCATATAAAATTCTTCTGTGTACAGGTTTTAAACCATCTTTTGCATCAGGTAACGCTCTACCTATAATTACACTCATTGAATAATCTAAATACGAAGCTTTAATACTGTCTTCTATATTTATATTTATAATATCTTGATTTTCGAAAAGGTTTTCCATAAAAAAACGCCTTTATTGTAAAATTTAGATATTTTATCTAAATGTGGCTTAGTATAAGGCTTAGTAAGAGGATTTTAAGCAAAAAAAAAGGGATAAAAGCAAAATTGCTTTTATCCCTTTTGAATATATGATTTTTTATAGATTATTATCTTTTTTATACTTAATAATCATATTATATATTTCATCTTTAAGTTTTAATTTCTCTTTTTTCTTACTCTCTATTTCAAACTGATCACCAAGATCTTTTGCCAAAGAAGCAATCTCTTCATCTAAAGCGTTGTGTCTTTCAAAAACTTTTGCAAAACGTGCGTCGTCTTGTTTTAATTGTGCAATAACATCTCTATCTTCATGAAACATTGTATTGTCCTCTCTTTCTTGATATTAAAAAATTATAACAATACAAGGCTTAATTTGAAATATTCTAGGTTCTGTAATCGGCATTTATTTCTACATATTTATAGCCTAAATCACAGCCGTATGCAGTAAATTTTCCTTCCCCTGCTCCCAAATCACATATAACTTTATATTTATCATTTTTAAGCACTTTTGCGGCTTTCTCTTCTTGTGCGGCATCAAAATAGATTTCGCCTTTGTTAAAGACTACTACATCATTATAAGAGATTACAAGTTTTGTTTCATCGCAAGTAACTCTGCTAGCTCCAATTGTCGAAGCAATTCTCCCGAAATTTGGATCTTCTCCGAAAAGTGCTGTTTTTACCAAAAGTGAATTTGATAAAGCTTTTGCCGCAATTTCTGCTTCTTTGTCATCTGCTGCATTTATTACTTCAAAAGCAACTGCTTTTTTTGCACCTTCACCGTCTGCTACTATTAACATAGCCATATCATGCATTACAAGTCTTAAAGCCTCTTTAAAAGCCTCTTTGTCGTAAGCATTTGATTTTTTATTCGCTAAAAGTAAAACCGTGTCGTTTGTAGAGGTATCTCCGTCTACTGAAATAGCATTAAAGGTCGTATGACTGTTTTGTTCAAGTAACTCTCTCATATCCTCTTTTGGAACTGCGGCATCAGTACAGATAAAACAAAGCATAGTCGCAAGATTCGGGTTTATCATTCCGGCACCTTTGGCAACAGAACCTATTTTAAAAGAACTTCCGTCTTCAAGTTTTACTTCATATAGCGAAGTCTTAGAGTAAGCATCTGTTGTCATAATTGCTTGGCTTAAATTTTCACCGTTTTTAGAGCTTAGATCAAAACTATTTGCTCCTGCAACTATCTTTTCAACGGGAAGTGGATTTCCTATAACTCCAGTTGAACTCATAAGAGGATTTGTTAAATCAAAATTTAGTGATGAAAATATTGTATTAATATCTTCAATTCCTTTTTCACCCGTTAAGGCGTTTGCATTTTTTGAATTAATAAGTACGAAATTTGTTTTAAAACCTTTTTCATATCTTTGATAATGTTTTAAAGGTGCTGCTTGAAATTTGTTAAGTGTAAAAATAGCTTCCGTCTCACAAAGAGTGTCACTATAGATAAATCCCAAATCAAGTTTTCCGTTTGGTTTTAAACCTGCGCTTATACCGTCACAAAAAAAACCGTCAATTTTGTCTAAATATCCTTTAATAGGTAAAATTGTAAACATAATATATATAATCCTTAAAAATCTTTTGGCTTGTTTTTCAATAAAACAGTTCTTCTGGCTCTTCTTAGTCCTCTTTGATTACCGACTAAAAGAAGTTTACAACCAGGAGTAATGACTGCATTACCTTTTGGCATTTGAATAAATCTACCTCTTTTTTCCGTAATTCCAATAACCGAAACTTTGAATCTGTCTCTTAATTTTAGCTCTTTTAACTCTTTATTAACAGCCCATGACTCTTCACTTATCAATGCTTCTTGCATATCAATCGGAGTATCAGGCTTATATAAAAACTCTTCTAATACATTTTCCATATCAGGTCTGATAGCCATTGCAGAAACTCTTTTTGCCATAAGTGACGGAGTTGCAACAACTTTATCCGCACCGAGTTTTTTCAGCCTTAGTTTTTCATTTTGACTCTCTGCATTTGCAATAATCAAAAAAGGATTTCTTCCAAGCTCTTTTTCATATAATCTAACAGAAGCTATAAGCGTAATATTGTTTGAAATATTTTTTGATAAGGTTATAGCACCTTTTGCCGAACTTAAGTGTGATTTTAAAAAAGAGGTCTCTTTAAAAGGCTCTTCTCTTACAAAATAGGGATAATTGCACTCTTTTGCAATTTGTTCTATATCTTCACTTGGGTCAACAACTACAAAAGGAACGTGATTTTGATTAAACTGTCTAGCAAGCTGGGCAGTATACTCATTATGATAGAAAAGCACAAAGTGTTTTCTAAGTCTTGCAATTTTATAAAGCATATTTCTTTCCTTATAAAGTTCAAATAATCTACCTTTAATAACGGCATCAATCAAGATTGCCGTAGAAAGAGTAAATAAGGCAAATCCAAAAATAATAAGTGTAATGGTAAAAAATCTTCCGGCAGGTGAGATTGGAGCAACTTCTCCAAAACCGACTGTAGTAAAGGTTATACCTGTTTGGTAGATTGCGTCTAATATTGGAAAATCATCAATTAATATATAACCCAGAGTTCCTATCATCATTACGACTTGTACAAGAACTAAAGGTACTCTAAAAGGTTTTAATTGAGCGTAGATTACCGGATTTAAGTCATATTCAGGCTTTGCTGAACGAAATTCCCATCCTAGGGCTTTTTTTATTCTTCTAAAGATGCTCATGAAAGCACTTTACACTAAAGTGCTCTCTTATGAGTGTTTTTTAAGAGTTCTTAACTCTTTTGCAGAAATTTTGATTCTTTGAGTAGTACCATCTTCTAATGTAACTCTAACAGTTCTTAGGTTTGGTAAAAATCTTCTTTTTTTTCTGTTTTTCGCGTGACTTACGTTGTTCCCAACCATAGGTCCTTTTCCTGAAATTGCACATCTTCTTGACATTTTAGTTTCCTTCAAATTTTTATAGTGAAAAATATTCGCGTATTATACCTTCTGTTTCTTAAAAAAAAGTTAATTTTAAGCTTTTTTTCAAAATAAGCTATCTTTATCTTTTATATAATAATATTTAAGATTATTTATCTCAAAAGGATTTTTATGAGAATAATTATACTACTTTTTTTATCTATTTTATCTTTTGCAGTAGAACTTCAAAAGCCTGAAGTTTACCAAGGAAATGAAAAAATTGATTCTTGGTTAATGAGTGAAAAACTTGACGGTATAAGAGGATATTGGGACGGCAAAGAGTTAAAAAGCAGAAAAGGCAAAAAACTTTATGCTCCTAAATGGTTTATAAAAGATTTTCCGCCTTTTAAACTTGACGGAGAACTTTGGACAAAAAGAGACGACTTTGAACATATCCAAAGTATAGTAATGGATAAATATCCTTCAATAAAGTGGGAAGAGATTACTTATAATATTTTTGAAGTTCCAGAGACTAAAGGAGACTTTATTGAAAGATTAAAAAAGCTTGAGAACTGGTTAAAAGAACATCCAAACAGATATATAAAAATAGTAAAACAAAAAAGAGTAAAAAACAAAAAAAATCTAGATAAATTTTTAGAAGAAATTTTATCGAAAAAAGGAGAAGGGGTAATCTTAAAAGATCCCAAAAAAGATTATCATACTGGAAGAAGTTCCTCTTTTTTAAAAGTAAAAAAAGCTTTGGATATGGAAGGTGAAGTTATAAAAATAAATATCTCAGAAAAAACAAAAGTTTTAAAAAGCCTGCAAATAAAACCGGAAAATGGAACAATTTTTAATCTAGGAACCGGATTTACCAACAAACAAAGGAAAAATCCGCCTAAAATAGGAGATATAGTTACTTTTAAATATTTTGGATTTACAAAAAACGGCAAACCTAAATTTGCCTCTTTTTTACATATTAGAAAAGATTAGATAGTCTCTAAAACAGCATTTACCTTTTCTAACTGTTTTTCTAAAGTAAACTCTTTTGCTTTTTTTCTATTCTCTTTTTTTATTAGTTTCATATCATCTTTATTTTGCAAAATCGCTTCAAGTTTAAACTGCATACTTCTGTCACTTGGAGATTCCATTGTAGAAAAGACATCTATTAACTCTTTTGAATCATTATTAGCAGTAGTAAAAACTACATTTTTACAAAACATTGCTTTAAGAACATTTGTAGCAAAGCTTTTGTTGTGTGTCGGAAGAAAAAAGATATCTGAGACTAAAAAGAGTTCCTCTTTGTTTTTATAATCTTCCAAAAGCAGTAGTTTATCCTCTAATTTAAACTTTGTAAGCTGAAATTTTAAACTTGTAATCTGTTTTTTATCTCCTGCAATGATAGAGATAAAATTTTCAGTTGAAAGTTGCATTATTGTATTTATAAACTCAATTACACCCGAAGCTTTTAAATTTCTTCCTGTGAAAAAAATGATTTTTTTCTTAGGCTCTATTTCAAACTTTTGACAAAACTCTTTTTTAAGCTCTTTGGGCTTTTTATACTCTATATCGACAAAAGGATAGATAACATCTACTCTGTTTTCATCAAGATTAAATTTACTTAAAATCTCTTTTTTTAATCTTTTTGAATTTACTATTACTTTTTTTGCATTTTTTATATTTTCAACAGCTTCTTTATCAAAGTTTCCCGTGTGAAAGTAGATTGAAGCGTACTGCTTTTTCTTTAGCAAGATTTTATCAATCATAGAGCTTTTTTTTACTAAAGAGATATCTTCCTGTTTTAGTAACTGCTCTATTAATTTTGTTTTTGCTTTGAAATTTATCGTATGCATATAAGATTAACTTAACTCATTATCTATTATCTGGCAAATTGTATGCCCAAAAAGTATATGCATCTCTTGAATTCTTGGTGTGTCATTTGAGGGAACAACTAAATTTATATCGCAATATTCATTCATCGCTCCACCGTCTCTTCCGCTAAATCCGACTATTTTACAACCTATTTCTTGTCCGACTTTAAAAGCGTTTATAACATTTTTTGAATTACCCGATGTAGAAATCCCGATAAGTAAATCACCTTTTTGAGCCAAAGATTCTACTTGTCTGTCAAAAACTCTGTCATATCCGTAATCATTCCCAATAGCAGTAAGAGCCGAAGTATCCGTAGTAAGAGCGAGTCCTGGTAAACCTCTTCTTTCAGTTTTATATCTTCCTGTTAGCTCAGCAGCTATATGTTGCGCATCTGCTGCACTTCCGCCGTTTCCAAAAAGTATAACTTTATTTCCATTTTTTAAAGTTTCAACTGCTAAATTCGCAGCTTTTTGTAAAGGCTCTTCCATAGTTTCAATCACTTTTTGGATAGTTTCCAAATGTCCTAAAAACTCTTTTTGTATTGTATTATTCAATTATTTCACCTTTTGTATTTTTTCAATTGTTTTTGTAGTACTTTTTCCATCTACAAAAGTTACTAACTTTGTCTGTTTTGCTATATCTGAACCGACCACTTCTTTTCCTTCATAATCTGCACCTTTTACCAAGATATCAGGTTCAACAAGTTTTATAAGTTCATAAGGCGTATCTTCATCAAATATTACTACAAAATCTACACACTCCAAAGCTGATAAAATAAATGCTCTGTCATCTTGTGTATTTATAGGTCTGTCTTCACCTTTTAATCTTTTTACGCTTTGATCGGAATTTAAACCTAAAATAAGTACATCTCCAAAAGATTTTGCGGTATTCAAATAGCTTACATGACCTTTATGCAGAATATCAAAACAACCGTTTGTGAAGACTATTTTTTTATTCTGTTTTTTTAATCTTTTTGAGAGCTTTTCTATATCTTCAAAGTTTTTGATATGAAGTTCAATAGAACTTTTATGAAGACTTGCTCTATACTCTTCTATCTCATCGATTGTTGCCGTGGCACTTCCTATTTTTCCCACAACGATACCTGCTGCTAAATTTGCAAATTCAACTGCTGTATTTATTCCATATCCCAAAGACAGAGCAAAACCCAAAGAAGCCAAAACCGTATCACCTGCACCTGTTACGTCATAAACTTCTCTTGCAACAGTCGGTTTAACCGTTACTTTATCTTCTTCTAGAATTGCAATTCCGTGTTCACTAAGAGTTATAACTGAAACTTCCAAAGATACTTCTTCTTTAAGTTTTATCAGAGCCTCTTTTAAATCAGTATCATTTTCTATTTTTATATTTGAAGCTAATTCAGCCTCTTTTTTATTTGGTGTTAGAAGATAGGCACCTTTATATTTCGTAAAGTCATTGCCTTTTGGATCTACCAAAACTTTTTTACTGTTTTTATTTGCATAAGTAATAACTTTATCAAGAAGTTCATTGGTAAGAACACCTTTGTTGTAGTCAGATAAAAGAACTATATCATAACTGTTTATTTTCTCTTGAAACTTTTCATATAAAGCTTTTACACTATCAACTGAGATATTGTTTTTACTCTCTTTGTCATATCTTACAACTTGTGAATGAGAAGCCATAAGTCTTGTTTTTCTTGAAGTTTTTCGTCCTTTTTGCTCTATCAATGAAGCTTTTACTCCTTGCTTTGTAAGCATAGATTTAACCAAAAGACCTACTTCATCATCTCCTATTACGGATAAAACTTCAACATGAGCTCCAAGAGAGACTAAATTGCTTATAACATTTCCTGCTCCGCCAAGTAGTGTTGTCTCTTTTTTTATATCTACAATTTGAACAGGAGCTTCAGGAGAGATTCTTTCACAATTCCCCCAAAGATATTCATCTATCATCAAATCACCAATTACTAAAATATTTGGTATCTTTTCAACTTTTATCATTTTCTTTTCTTTTCTTCAAATTTTCATATATACTATTATTTTCTCTTTTGCCTACACTCAATACTAAAATAACTATTTCTTTATCTTTTACTTCATAAGCAAGTCTATATCCTGCACTTCGTAACTTGATTTTATATACATTTTCATAGCCGCTTAATTTATCTTTTGGAACTTTTGGATTTTCAAGTCTTTGCTTTAAGTTTTTTTTAAACTGTTCTTTTACTGTTGAATCTAATTTATTCCAATCTTTTAAAGACTCTTTTGTAAATTTTAATTTATAAGTCATCAATATTTACTTCAATTAAATCTTCTTTTTTATATTTTAACCTTTTTTCAACTTCTTGGGCTAAATAATAATCATCTATGATGTCCATCATTTTTTCATAAAGTTCACTTGGAACCAGATAAGCACTTGGAACATTATGATTTAAAATAGCTACAGCCTCATCACCTGCATCTTTTAAAAGTTGACTCGGTGATTTTTTAAGCTCTGTTATACTTGCTGTATAGTTTGAAAGAATAGCTTGCATATTTTTCCTTTTTTAGTACTTTATTTAATACTTAATATTATACTTTTTAAAGTCTCTTTTGTCAAACTACTTTTTTACTTCTGTTTCAAATAATCTTTTTATCTCAGGAATATAAGCTTTAATTCCATCTTCCATTGAAAATCTCGGTTCATACTCCAGATTCTCTTTTGTAGTCTCTATATTTGCTTGAGTGAAGAACTGATAAGCTCCTATATATGGATTTGGGATGTATTGTTTTCCATTGTCAAGACTAAGCTCTTTTTGTAGAATATTTACTATATCTTCAAAACTTCTAGCTTTTCCCGTTCCTACATTGTAAACACCACTTTTTTTAGGGGAGCAAGCTTTGATATTTGCTTGGATTACATCTTCAATATAGATAAAATCTCTTAAAATCTTATCACTACCTTCAAAAAGTTTTGGAGTATTGCCTTTTAGAATTTGATGTCCGAATTGTACTACCATAGAAGCGGTTTTATTTTTGAAAAACTCTCTTGGACCGTATACGTTAAAATATTTAAGACCCACAATAGAGATATCTACACCGTCTTTTAAATATTTATAAGTTATATTATCCATCATTACTTTTGAAAAACCGTAAGCGTTGTTTGGTTGTTCAAATCCTACTTCAAATCTGTCACTGTCTCCGTAAGTTGCACCGCTGCTTGCATATATCATATTTGCTTTGTGTTTAATAGCAATTTTCAGTAAATCTTCATAAGCATTTACGTTTGTTTTTACCATTAAATCTTGTTCTAAAACAGTAGTATCGGAAATAGCTGCTTGATGGAAAATATAATCAAAAGTATAAGAACTCTCTAACTCTTTTAAAAGTTCTTTGTCGTTTATATTTCCACTTATAACCACACCTTTAAACCCCAAAAGATTTTTAAAGTGACCAAAGCTTTTTAAGTTTCCGTTTGAAAAAGTCTCACCGCTTCTAAAACAGTCAAGAGCCACGATATTTGCTTCAGGATAGTTTTCCTGAAAATAAAAACAAAGATTTGAACCTATAAATCCTGCCGCACCTGTAATCAAAATATTTTTATTGTTAAAATCTATATCTATATATTTCATAATATTTACTCACTTATTTTTTAAAAGGTTTTATTTTAACAAAATTTTAATTAGAGTTTGGATGAGTACTTTTTTGATTTATTTCATTTTATATTAAAATATTATTTTGCACCAATTTTTGAAAAGACTACATGAATTGTTTTCATAAAAATTACAAAATCCATCCATAAAGACCAGTTATTAATATACCATTTATCAAGTTGAACTCTTTCATCAAAAGTTAAATTATTTCTTCCACTTACTTGCCAAAGTCCAGTAATCCCAGGTTTTACGTCTAAAATAATATCTTGATTGTATTTTCCTATTTTCTCTTTTTCACTAATCATATATGGTCTGGGTCCCATTAAGTTCATATCTCCCCTTAAAACATTGAAGAATTGAGGAAATTCATCCAAAGATGTAGCTCTTAATATCTTTCCTATTTTTGTAATTCTTGGGTCATTTTGATACTTATGATATTTTTCGTAATATTCAACTTCATTTGGATGTTTGGATAAATACTCTTTTAATATTTCATCTCCATTTTCATACATAGTTCTATATTTATAACAACTAAACTTTTCTCCCTTTAGTCCTAATCTTTTTTGTTTGAAAAGAACTTTTCCTTCTGAATCTTTTTTTATCAATATAATCATAAAAAGATGTAGCATAAGTCCAAAAGGCAAAATACATAAAACTAATATTTTTTCAAAAAAAACTTTGATAAAAATGTTTTTATAACTTAAAAGTCTATTTTCAAGATGTATAGTAGATAATCTAACATTAAAATAATCAACAATATCAGCATGGGTAAAGTCAAGATGATAAACATATGGAATAATATATACATTTCTTGTTTTTTTTGAATAAATTTTAATAAGACGCTTAAACTGTTCTACTTCTAAATTCTTAGAAATAAGAATCACCATTTTAAACTTTTTTTTACAAAGATTATAACCAAAATACCAGTTATCTTTTAGTTCATTTTCAAGCTCATCCACTAAATCTGAGTTTCCTACAACTTTTACATTTATTCTAAAAAAATTAAATTTGAATAATATTCTTTTTAAGATTCTTTTTGATGTAGGAATTAAAAAAATAGCTAGTAAATAAAAGATAATAATAAAAGCTCGTGAATACTCTTGCGACATTTTTGTTAAAGTTATAACTGTAAATACAAATACAAAGGATATAAACAAACCTTTGAAAATTCTTTTTGTATCACTCCAAAAATCATATCTTGTAAAATATATTTTTTCAAACAAAAAAATAATAGAAGTCAAAAAAAGTATCCAATAATATTTGTGAGCAGAAGTATTTAAAGTAGGGAAAAAATCTGCAAAGAAATTTACTCTTATATAAAATGCCAGTTTTAAGGATAAAAACATTACAAATAAATCACTTAAAAAAAGAACAATTATATATATACTATTTGCTACAGCCCATCTATTTTTCATCATCAAAACTCTTTAATTATCATAAATTTTAAGATATATTATACAATTATATTACTTAAGATTATTGACTAAAATACAGGTACTACTTAATACTTATTTTCTCTTTTAGCATATACCAGATAAATAAACTATTTGTCACTAAATATCTTTTCCACATTCTCCTTGGCTCTTGCAAAAATCTATAAAACCATTCTAAACCGGCTTTTTGCATCCATAAAGGAGCTCTTGTAACTTTTCCAGCAACTACATCAAAACTTCCACCTACACCCATGATAAAAGGCGTATTTATAATATCTTTATATTTATTTAAAAAAATTTCTTTTGTAGGTGAACTAATAGCAACAAAAAGGATATCTGCTTCACTTGAAGCTATTTCGTTGGCTATACTTTCTTCTTCATCTTTTTTAAAATAGCCATTTCGATATCCAGCGATAATATCTTTAGAATATTCTTCTGTATATCTATCAACCACACCTTTTACTATCTCTTCTTTTGCTCCAAAGAAAAAAACCTTATATCCTTTTTCATGGGATAATTTTACAAGATTTTCCATAAGGTCAATACCTGCAACTCTTTCTTTAAGCGGTTGACCTAAAAACTTACTAGCCCAAACGACAGCTTGTCCATCTGGATTTATAATATCACTATTAACTACTGAATCATATAGTTCTTTGTCTTTTTGCATATGTACTAATTTTGCAGCATTTACAACTACATGATGAAGATGTGTTTTATTTTGTATTGATTCATCTATCATATTAACTGTTTCATCCATAGTATATGTATCTATAGGACAATTAAATATATTTATTCTATTTTTCATTAAAAAACTCTCTCTTAAATGTTGTAAAATTACTATCTTTGTTTTTTTTGATAAATTCTTCTAATTTCTTCAATGAATACTCTGTCATAGCTTTAGGATGTCCAATTATCACAAAATTTTTATTATCAATATTTTTTTTAAAATCAAAAAGAGCTGATTGCAAATATGATATTTTATATCCATCTAAAGAAACTACACTATCTGTCCGCTTAATTAACATCCTTAATTTATCTAATTTTGACCCTCCTACGGCGTTGCCGTCACCAAAAGATTTATGAAAACTTCCTCCAAATTTCTTATAAAATGCAAGTTTCCAAAAAAATAAAGGAGAAACTTTGTAACTACTTATTGGTATTTCCGTGAAATATCCCGTTTTATCTTCTTTTAAAGGATTTTCATCGAATTTCCATATATCTTTTTTGGGCATATTTGAAAAATCAAAATAATGCGTATTACTATTATTTTTACCATTATTAAAGACCGTACAATCCAACCAAATATTATGTTTTTTTAAAGCTTTTCCAATATTAAGAAAAGGCTGAATACACCAACCACCAGCACGATAAGTAAAAATTTTATTTCCTGTTATATCAGTTAAAATTTTTTTGTATTTAAATACGATATTATCAATTTCATTATCATTAAATTCTTGAAGTCTGTACCTTTTTGTATTTATTATCCATTTTTCACCATTAAAGTAACTATCTTCCCAATGAGGGTGTATATGAAGTTGTATATCATGTCCATTATTAGATAAATTTTTTATTTGAGTTACAATATTTTGATAGTTTTCTTCCAAAATATTATATTTCTTTCTGTATTCATCAAGTTTAATAAGATAACCACTATCTACAAAAAAAGATGCCTTGATACCATATTTATTCAAAACTTGAAGAAATCTATTTGTTGGATATATTATACTTTTTTCTTGGGTTCCACTATATGAACCAAAAAAAAGTTCATAATCTAAAGTAATAAAAATGTTCATTTTAATCTTTCCAAAAGTTCATTAACTTTTTCTTTTTGTTTTTTCTTAAGTTTAACTTTGCCATATATAGAATCACCTTTCAACAGCATTTGCAATAACGTTATAGTTAAACCTTTTGCATCTAACAATGATATTTCAGAATCTCCTAATTTATAAGATTCTATATAACCATTTTTGAGAAGGTATTTTCTTGCTCTTTCACAATCTCTTTTTGCAGATAAAAAAGGATTATGTGCTTTTACTTCTATAACTAGATTTTTACCATTATTTTCTGAATCAATTTTATAGATATTCTTTAAATAAACATCAAAGGGTAAATATTCTTCTAACATATCTTCATATACATGAAAATTTGTCACAGAATTAAGATTTACACCAAACATTAAAATTTTTCCATTATTATTTGTAATTTTACTATATGGACTACTGCCAGAAAATGGTGTTTTACCTTTTTCATGATCACTTATGTAATAATTTACATTTTTACCTATTGCTATTACAGAATGAGAAGGGTGAAAACTTCTTTTACAATTATCCTTTTTCATTATCATATTTGATATATTCCCCATTGCATTTTTTGCCTCTTGCAAATTAAAACTATCTAAATTTTCAAGGTATTCTTTTTGGGAACCTAAAAAAGACAAAGCGGGAGCAAGTAAAGTATAAGAGGATAAATCTATCTTAGAGATTATTAAATTCGTAAGTTCTTTTGTCCCACCTTCTATTTTACCTATATTTGAAGTAGAAGAATGAATAATAATATCACTATTTAAGGTAAATTTATTTAATAGATTATCCACTTCTTTAAGTGAAATTAAAACTCTTTTTTTTCGTTCACGATGTTTTCTTAGCTTATTTTTTTCTACTTTATCATCTATTTTTTTCTTTAAAAAATTTGGTAAATACTGTTTTATTTGTTTAACTAATATTCTCATATAATTATACTACTTCATAATTTTTTCAAATTTTTCTTTTAATAATCTAGACACATTATTTGCTTCATATTGATTTGCTTTTTTTATTGCATTTTGTTTCATAATAACTTTTTTTTCTTCATTAAGATTATAATATTTAAAAATTTTTTCATAAATATCTTTTATATCCCCCACTCTTACTAAAAATCCTTCTTTCTCATCTTCCAGATAAGAAGGTACTCCTGCTATATTTGAACCAATGACAGGTACACCACATGACATAGCTTCCAGTCCTACAAGACCTAAACTTTCATCTTCTCTTTTTGTGGGGAAGATATATAAATCAAGTAAATTAAAAACTTCTGAAAGTTCAATTTGAGTAAGCTTTTTATATCTTTTAATATTTTCTTTTACTGTTAGTGTGGACAGTTCTTGCTCAAATTGTTTTTCATGTTGTCCTGTTCCTACAATTATAATTTGTATATCTTTATCAATTTCTTTTTTAAATTTTTCAGTTGCTTGCAAAAATTCATGCCATCCTTTATTATTATTAATATGAGAGACATAACCTATTGTAAATAGTTCTTTTAAATTATGTTTTTTTCTTAAACTTTTCTTATTTTGAGGGTAGAAAATTTTTGTATTTATGCCCCCTGATGGATATATATAAATTTTATCTTCAGATATATTAGGAAATTTATTTATTAATTTGTTTTTAAAATACTTTGATGGGATTATAACTAAATCTATTTTATTTAAAACTTTTTTTTGTAATTTGAATGTAAAAGTAGATATGCCTAATAAGTCAGTACCATGAATATTTACTACTATTTTCTTATTTAATAACCTTAATAAATATATCATAGGAACAGAATAAAATCCAAAAAAATGAATATATGCAACATCGAATTTTTTAAATATCACGTTGCAAAAAAATGAAAGGTACAATCTGATATAGTTAATGATTTTTTTAAACTTATTTTCTGTTCTTCCATATATACTACTTTGTGCTACAAATTCTACATTTTGTTTTTCTAAAAGTTCTTTTGTATTTTTAATAAAAA
It encodes the following:
- a CDS encoding polysaccharide deacetylase family protein; protein product: MNIFITLDYELFFGSYSGTQEKSIIYPTNRFLQVLNKYGIKASFFVDSGYLIKLDEYRKKYNILEENYQNIVTQIKNLSNNGHDIQLHIHPHWEDSYFNGEKWIINTKRYRLQEFNDNEIDNIVFKYKKILTDITGNKIFTYRAGGWCIQPFLNIGKALKKHNIWLDCTVFNNGKNNSNTHYFDFSNMPKKDIWKFDENPLKEDKTGYFTEIPISSYKVSPLFFWKLAFYKKFGGSFHKSFGDGNAVGGSKLDKLRMLIKRTDSVVSLDGYKISYLQSALFDFKKNIDNKNFVIIGHPKAMTEYSLKKLEEFIKKNKDSNFTTFKREFFNEK
- a CDS encoding AAC(3) family N-acetyltransferase translates to MRILVKQIKQYLPNFLKKKIDDKVEKNKLRKHRERKKRVLISLKEVDNLLNKFTLNSDIIIHSSTSNIGKIEGGTKELTNLIISKIDLSSYTLLAPALSFLGSQKEYLENLDSFNLQEAKNAMGNISNMIMKKDNCKRSFHPSHSVIAIGKNVNYYISDHEKGKTPFSGSSPYSKITNNNGKILMFGVNLNSVTNFHVYEDMLEEYLPFDVYLKNIYKIDSENNGKNLVIEVKAHNPFLSAKRDCERARKYLLKNGYIESYKLGDSEISLLDAKGLTITLLQMLLKGDSIYGKVKLKKKQKEKVNELLERLK
- a CDS encoding glycosyltransferase family 4 protein, giving the protein MKILLISNMYPSKTYPSYGVFIKNTKELLEKQNVEFVAQSSIYGRTENKFKKIINYIRLYLSFFCNVIFKKFDVAYIHFFGFYSVPMIYLLRLLNKKIVVNIHGTDLLGISTFTFKLQKKVLNKIDLVIIPSKYFKNKLINKFPNISEDKIYIYPSGGINTKIFYPQNKKSLRKKHNLKELFTIGYVSHINNNKGWHEFLQATEKFKKEIDKDIQIIIVGTGQHEKQFEQELSTLTVKENIKRYKKLTQIELSEVFNLLDLYIFPTKREDESLGLVGLEAMSCGVPVIGSNIAGVPSYLEDEKEGFLVRVGDIKDIYEKIFKYYNLNEEKKVIMKQNAIKKANQYEANNVSRLLKEKFEKIMK